The nucleotide sequence GCTTTTTGCCCGCGGGGCTCCAGGGGAGTACCGATGGAGGTCACGCTACTGGGGGCCGGCGACACGACGGGGACGCCGACAGTCGGGTGTGACTGTGACACCTGCGAGCGGGCCGCCGAACGGGGCGTCGAGCGCACCCGCTTCTCGGTCCACGTCCGCAACGAGCGGACGGGCGAGACCCTGCTCATCGACCTCAGCCCGGACTTTCGCCACCAGCTCCTTCGGGAGGGGTTCGAGGCGCCGGATGCCGCGGTCGTCACCCACATCCACTTCGACCACCTCCACGGTGCGGGCAACGTCTTCCGCCTGACCCGCGAGCTCCCGACCCACGCGCCGGATTCGGTCGACCCGGTCACCGGCGAGAGCGTCGCCGAGACCGTCCGCGACCAGTACGACTACCTCGACGCCCTGGCCGTCCGCGGCGAGACGCCCTTCGAACCGTTCGAGGCAGCGGGGCTGGAGGTGACGCTGGTCCCGGTCGACCACCCGCCGCTTGACTGCTACGGCGTCCGGGTCGTCGACCCCGAGACGGGGGCGACCTTCGCGTTCTCCGGCGACACCACCTACGACATCTCGGCCGACTCCCGGGAGGTGCTCCGGGGCGCCGACCTGCTGTTTGCGGACGGTATCGTCCACCACGAGTTCACCGAACACCACCCGCGCGGCGGCGACGACCACGACGAGGACGACGTCCCCCGCACGTTCGGGACCAAACACATGACCATCCACGGTGCGAAGCGGCTGGCCGAGGACCTGAACGCCGACCGCTACCGGCTGGTCCACGTCTCGCATTTCGTCCCGGCCGACCGCGCCTTCGAGGACCCGCTGGCGGTCGACGGCGAACGCTACACCATCTGAGTCCTACCCGTACCGGTCCAGCCGGGACTGCCGGCGCTGCCGGCCCTCGGGGTCGGGCTCCCAGGGCGTCCGCGCCGCACGGAGCCCCTCGCGGTCGACGTCGGGCGGCTCGGCGGGCTCGTGGCCCGCACAGTCGGCCCCGCAGTCCCGGCCGGGGTCGACGACCCGCTCCTTCCAGGGGCAGTAGGGCAGGCCGTCCGCGTCGGGGCTCACGCGGGCACACGCCGGGGGTGCGGGCCGCCAGCCCTTCCCGTAGGCGCGCTCGGCGACCCGGCGGCGGGCCCGCGCCTTCGCGTCCGCGCCCGCGACCCGCACGTCCGTCCGCGCCCGCCCGCGCTCGAGGATCTCGATACCCGGCTCCTCGACGGGGAGCCGGTCGGGCTCGCGGACCACCTCGCGGGTGCCCGCGTCGGGGTCGAA is from Salinirussus salinus and encodes:
- a CDS encoding MBL fold metallo-hydrolase, translated to MEVTLLGAGDTTGTPTVGCDCDTCERAAERGVERTRFSVHVRNERTGETLLIDLSPDFRHQLLREGFEAPDAAVVTHIHFDHLHGAGNVFRLTRELPTHAPDSVDPVTGESVAETVRDQYDYLDALAVRGETPFEPFEAAGLEVTLVPVDHPPLDCYGVRVVDPETGATFAFSGDTTYDISADSREVLRGADLLFADGIVHHEFTEHHPRGGDDHDEDDVPRTFGTKHMTIHGAKRLAEDLNADRYRLVHVSHFVPADRAFEDPLAVDGERYTI